In one Pseudomonas sp. SG20056 genomic region, the following are encoded:
- a CDS encoding LysM peptidoglycan-binding domain-containing protein, which translates to MPLSPRKTLNLKALAQSAQTLVVIMCVTLAGCQTSNQYRPDSGRDTDRAVGLEQEPEWLNSGVAPAPEEPKDIWERVRNGYQLQDTITLNPRIEQQRLWFVSNPTFIEKAGERSSPYIHFIVERLEQRNMPMELALLPMIESSYNPLAYSHAHAVGLWQFIPSTGRNFNLRQTNWYDGRRDVMASTDAAISYLTRLKEMFNGDWLLALAAYNAGEGRVSRAIERNQKLGLPTDYWNLSLPVETQNYVPKLLALSQVVMTPQAYGVSLAPIANEPYFEKVVFTQRMDLSRVAAMADLDEDELYLLNPAFKKGITLDGPKHLLVPTDKAELLTANLSLMKPQELVDWQQYRVRSGDSLHSIANRHQLTVNTLKDINKLSSNNLSIGQVLSIPAQPGVVAREPVFQRSVAHSAPSLTYRVKSGDNLWQIAKNHKVAVKDVQRWNKLSGNSLRVGQVLTLQAGKPSSGASGSSGGAPRQSATYYKVRQGDSLYLIAKRFKVPMKSLQNWNPKAGKALKPGQTLTLYSVN; encoded by the coding sequence ATGCCTCTATCACCACGCAAGACCTTGAATTTAAAGGCATTGGCACAAAGCGCTCAGACGCTTGTGGTGATCATGTGCGTAACCCTGGCCGGTTGTCAGACCAGCAACCAATACCGCCCTGACAGCGGCCGCGATACCGATCGCGCGGTCGGTCTTGAGCAAGAGCCGGAATGGCTTAACAGCGGCGTGGCACCAGCGCCCGAAGAGCCCAAGGACATCTGGGAACGGGTGCGCAACGGCTACCAGCTGCAGGACACCATCACCCTCAACCCGCGTATCGAGCAGCAACGTCTGTGGTTCGTCAGCAACCCTACGTTTATCGAAAAAGCCGGCGAGCGCAGCAGTCCCTATATCCACTTCATCGTTGAGCGCCTGGAACAGCGCAATATGCCGATGGAGCTGGCGCTGCTGCCGATGATCGAAAGCTCGTACAACCCGCTGGCCTACTCCCATGCTCATGCGGTTGGGCTGTGGCAGTTCATCCCGTCCACCGGGCGCAACTTCAACCTGCGCCAGACCAACTGGTATGACGGCCGCCGCGACGTGATGGCCTCAACCGATGCGGCAATCAGCTACCTGACTCGTCTCAAGGAAATGTTCAACGGCGACTGGCTGCTAGCCCTCGCTGCTTACAACGCTGGCGAAGGCCGTGTTAGCCGGGCGATTGAGCGCAACCAGAAGCTCGGCCTGCCGACCGACTACTGGAACCTTTCGCTGCCGGTGGAAACCCAGAATTATGTACCCAAGCTGCTGGCTCTCTCCCAAGTGGTGATGACGCCACAAGCCTATGGCGTCAGCCTCGCACCGATTGCTAACGAGCCGTACTTCGAGAAGGTTGTATTCACCCAACGCATGGATCTCTCGCGCGTCGCCGCCATGGCGGACCTGGATGAAGACGAACTGTACCTGCTCAACCCCGCATTCAAGAAAGGCATAACCCTCGACGGCCCGAAGCACCTGCTGGTACCAACCGACAAGGCCGAGCTGCTGACCGCCAACCTGTCATTGATGAAACCGCAGGAACTGGTGGACTGGCAGCAATACCGGGTGCGCTCAGGCGACAGCCTGCACAGCATTGCCAACCGCCATCAGCTGACCGTGAACACCCTGAAGGACATTAACAAGCTTTCAAGCAACAACCTGAGCATCGGCCAGGTACTAAGCATTCCCGCGCAACCCGGTGTAGTGGCACGTGAACCAGTATTCCAGCGCAGCGTTGCACACAGTGCTCCGAGCCTGACCTACCGGGTAAAAAGCGGCGACAACCTCTGGCAGATAGCCAAGAACCACAAGGTTGCGGTCAAGGATGTGCAGCGCTGGAACAAGCTTTCCGGCAACAGCTTGCGGGTCGGTCAGGTGCTCACCCTGCAAGCCGGAAAACCCAGCAGCGGTGCGAGCGGCAGCAGTGGTGGTGCGCCACGGCAGAGCGCGACCTATTACAAGGTGCGCCAGGGTGACTCCCTGTATCTGATCGCCAAGCGCTTCAAGGTACCGATGAAGAGTCTGCAAAACTGGAACCCCAAAGCCGGCAAGGCGCTCAAGCCAGGCCAGACCCTGACGCTGTACAGTGTCAACTGA
- the gloB gene encoding hydroxyacylglutathione hydrolase, with the protein MIKIDALPAFSDNYIWLLQDLKQRRCAVVDPGDAAPVEAWLAANPGWQLSDILITHHHFDHVGGIERLKAATGARVMGPANEKIPGRDLALLDGDQAEVLGQRFDIYEVPGHTLGHIAYIQPEQHWLFCGDTLFAGGCGRLFEGSPEQMHNSLSRLAALPEQTQVFCTHEYTLSNLRFAVAVEPDNPQIQQRLAQVSQWREAGQISLPSSIGLERATNPFLRSAQPSVGARISEREGSASRSPVQVFAALRAWKDHF; encoded by the coding sequence ATGATAAAAATCGACGCCCTGCCTGCATTCTCTGACAACTATATATGGCTGCTGCAAGACCTGAAGCAGCGCCGCTGCGCGGTTGTTGACCCGGGTGACGCCGCGCCGGTGGAGGCTTGGCTGGCGGCCAACCCAGGCTGGCAGTTGAGCGATATTCTGATCACCCACCATCATTTCGATCACGTCGGAGGCATTGAACGACTGAAGGCGGCCACCGGTGCTCGAGTAATGGGGCCGGCCAACGAAAAAATTCCAGGGCGCGACCTGGCGCTGCTCGACGGCGACCAGGCTGAAGTGCTGGGCCAACGATTCGACATATATGAAGTGCCGGGACACACACTCGGGCATATCGCCTATATCCAGCCCGAGCAGCATTGGCTGTTCTGTGGCGACACGCTGTTTGCTGGCGGCTGTGGTCGCCTGTTCGAAGGCAGCCCGGAACAGATGCACAACTCGCTCAGCCGCCTGGCCGCCCTCCCCGAACAGACTCAGGTGTTCTGTACCCATGAATACACCCTGAGCAACCTGCGCTTTGCTGTGGCTGTTGAACCCGATAATCCGCAAATCCAACAACGTCTGGCACAAGTCAGCCAATGGCGCGAGGCCGGGCAAATCAGTCTGCCGTCATCGATCGGTCTGGAACGTGCCACCAATCCGTTTTTACGCAGCGCACAACCGTCGGTCGGCGCCCGTATCAGCGAGCGCGAAGGGTCGGCAAGTCGCTCGCCAGTGCAGGTTTTTGCTGCTTTGCGCGCCTGGAAGGACCATTTCTAA
- a CDS encoding methyltransferase domain-containing protein — MSDHPFAHADSEWLDLIASARTWLSGPLGQLLLEQERQLLEDELARFFGGYLVHYGPAADTPPDAQQIQRSVRLGAPFKGVEIVCEEQSWPLTEHAADVVVLQHGLDFSLSPHGLLREAARSVRPGGHLLIVGINPMSSWGMRHFITRDALRQARCIAPSRVSDWLHLLGFALEKRRFGCYRPPLSSPAWQTRLAGLERLGAAWQPPGGGFYVLVARKLVVGLRPLRQPNRQPVGKLLPMPVAKVSRRETPQK, encoded by the coding sequence ATGTCCGATCACCCTTTTGCCCATGCAGACAGTGAATGGCTCGATCTTATTGCCTCAGCGCGTACCTGGCTGAGCGGCCCGCTCGGGCAGTTGTTGTTGGAGCAGGAGCGGCAATTGCTGGAGGACGAGTTGGCGCGCTTCTTTGGCGGTTATCTGGTGCATTACGGCCCGGCCGCAGATACGCCGCCGGACGCTCAGCAGATTCAACGCAGTGTGCGCCTGGGCGCGCCATTCAAGGGGGTGGAGATCGTTTGTGAGGAGCAATCCTGGCCGCTCACTGAACATGCCGCCGATGTAGTGGTGTTACAGCACGGCCTGGATTTCAGTCTATCTCCCCACGGTCTGCTCCGTGAGGCGGCACGTAGCGTGCGGCCAGGTGGGCATCTGCTGATCGTGGGTATCAACCCGATGAGCAGCTGGGGTATGCGTCATTTCATAACACGCGATGCTTTGCGTCAGGCGCGCTGTATCGCGCCCAGTCGGGTCAGTGACTGGCTGCACCTGCTGGGTTTCGCGCTGGAGAAACGCCGCTTCGGGTGCTATCGTCCGCCGCTTTCTTCGCCGGCCTGGCAGACGCGATTGGCGGGGCTGGAACGTTTAGGCGCAGCGTGGCAGCCACCCGGTGGCGGTTTTTACGTGCTGGTGGCCCGTAAGCTGGTCGTGGGGCTGCGGCCATTGCGCCAACCCAACCGGCAGCCGGTCGGTAAATTGCTGCCGATGCCCGTGGCCAAAGTCAGCCGCCGCGAAACACCTCAGAAATAG
- the rnhA gene encoding ribonuclease HI — MSEQVEIYTDGACKGNPGVGGWGALLICKGVEKELWGGEPNTTNNRMELMAAICALIALTRPCSVRLVTDSQYVMKGIQEWMPNWKKRGWKTAAKEPVKNADLWQALDEQVNRHNVTWQWVRGHTGHPGNEKADQLANRGVDEVRAKKHA, encoded by the coding sequence ATGAGTGAACAGGTCGAGATCTACACCGACGGCGCCTGCAAGGGCAACCCAGGCGTCGGTGGCTGGGGGGCGTTATTGATTTGCAAGGGTGTAGAGAAAGAGCTATGGGGCGGTGAACCCAACACCACCAATAACCGCATGGAACTGATGGCCGCGATTTGTGCCTTGATCGCGCTGACGCGCCCCTGTTCGGTTCGCCTGGTTACCGACTCGCAGTATGTGATGAAGGGCATTCAGGAGTGGATGCCGAACTGGAAGAAACGTGGCTGGAAGACCGCCGCCAAGGAACCAGTGAAAAACGCCGACCTTTGGCAGGCGCTGGACGAGCAGGTCAATCGGCATAACGTTACCTGGCAGTGGGTGCGCGGTCATACCGGCCATCCGGGTAACGAGAAGGCCGATCAACTGGCCAACCGCGGTGTGGATGAAGTGAGGGCAAAGAAGCATGCGTAG
- the dnaQ gene encoding DNA polymerase III subunit epsilon produces the protein MRSVVLDTETTGMPVADGHRIIEIGCVELIGRRLTGRHFHVYLQPDREIDEGAIAVHGITNDFVKDKPRFKEVADEFFEFIKGAQLIIHNAAFDVGFINNEFALIKQDDRADISEHCSILDTLMMARERHPGQRNNLDALCKRYGVDNSGRDLHGALLDAEILADVYLTMTGGQTNLSLAGDGSEGDSNGRQQPSAIRRLPAERARTRVIQASAAELAEHAARLAIIEKTAGAPPLWVQMEQPKIEA, from the coding sequence ATGCGTAGCGTCGTACTCGATACCGAAACCACCGGTATGCCGGTGGCCGATGGTCACCGGATCATCGAAATCGGCTGTGTTGAACTGATCGGCCGGCGTCTGACCGGACGGCACTTTCACGTTTACCTGCAGCCTGATCGCGAAATCGACGAGGGCGCGATTGCGGTGCACGGCATCACCAACGACTTTGTCAAAGACAAGCCGCGCTTCAAGGAAGTCGCCGATGAGTTCTTCGAATTCATCAAGGGCGCGCAGCTGATCATTCACAACGCGGCGTTCGACGTTGGCTTTATCAACAACGAATTTGCCCTGATCAAGCAGGACGACCGCGCCGATATCAGCGAGCACTGCTCGATCCTCGACACTCTGATGATGGCCCGCGAGCGCCACCCAGGGCAGCGCAACAACCTTGATGCCCTGTGCAAACGCTATGGCGTCGACAACTCCGGTCGCGATCTGCACGGCGCTTTGCTCGACGCCGAGATTCTCGCTGACGTCTACCTGACCATGACCGGCGGGCAGACCAATCTGTCCCTGGCTGGCGATGGCTCGGAAGGCGACAGCAATGGCCGTCAGCAGCCCAGTGCGATCCGCCGCCTGCCCGCCGAACGCGCGCGTACACGGGTGATCCAGGCCAGTGCTGCCGAGCTTGCCGAGCATGCCGCGCGTCTGGCGATTATCGAAAAAACCGCAGGCGCACCGCCGCTCTGGGTGCAGATGGAACAGCCCAAGATCGAAGCCTGA
- a CDS encoding Orn/Lys/Arg decarboxylase N-terminal domain-containing protein — protein sequence MYKDLKFPVLIVHRDIKADTVAGDRVRAIAQELEQDGFSILSTASSAEGRIVASTHHGLACILVAAEGAGENKHLLQDMVELIRIARRRAPQLPIFALGEQVTIENAPAEAMVDLNQLRGILYLFEDTVPFLARQVARAARNYLDCLLPPFFKALVQHTAQSNYSWHTPGHGGGVAYRKSPVGQAFHQFFGENTLRSDLSVSVPELGSLLDHTGPLAEAEARAARNFGADHTYFVINGTSTANKIVWHSMVGRDDLVLVDRNCHKSILHSIIMTGAIPLYLCPERNELGIIGPIPLSEFSRESIQAKIDASPLARGRVPSSSGAMVKLVVVTNSTYDGLCYNAELIKQTLGNSVEVLHFDEAWYAYAAFHEFYAGRYGMGTARSEDTPLVFTTHSTHKLLAAFSQASMIHVQDGGKRQLDRDRFNEAFMMHISTSPQYGIIASLDVASAMMEGPAGRSLIQETFDEALSFRRALANLRQNLSSDDWWFSIWQPAKAEGTDDVVTEDWLLQPQADWHGFGEVAEDYVLLDPIKVTLVTPGLTADGKLDERGIPAAVVSKFLWERGLVVEKTGLYSFLVLFSMGITKGKWSTLLTELLEFKRSYDANLPLSDVLPSIAQAGKAFYQDMGLRDLCDALHACYRENATAKALKRMYTVLPEVAIKPADAYNQLVRGEVEAVPIEQLEGRIAAVMLVPYPPGIPLIMPGERFTAQTRSIIDYLAFARTFDRSFPGFDADVHGLQREEGVYTVDCIKA from the coding sequence ATGTATAAAGACCTCAAGTTCCCCGTCCTGATCGTGCACCGTGACATCAAGGCCGATACCGTGGCCGGTGACCGGGTTCGCGCCATCGCCCAAGAACTGGAGCAGGACGGCTTCAGCATTCTTTCCACCGCCAGCTCCGCCGAGGGGCGCATCGTTGCCTCCACCCATCATGGCCTGGCCTGCATTCTGGTCGCGGCCGAAGGCGCGGGTGAAAACAAGCACCTGTTGCAGGACATGGTCGAGCTGATCCGTATAGCTCGCCGTCGTGCGCCGCAGTTGCCGATTTTTGCCCTCGGCGAGCAGGTGACCATCGAGAACGCCCCGGCCGAGGCCATGGTCGATCTCAACCAGTTGCGCGGCATTCTCTATTTGTTCGAAGACACCGTGCCGTTTCTTGCTCGCCAGGTGGCCCGCGCCGCGCGCAATTACCTGGACTGCCTGCTGCCGCCGTTCTTCAAGGCGCTGGTGCAGCACACTGCGCAGTCCAACTATTCCTGGCACACGCCCGGCCATGGCGGCGGCGTGGCCTATCGCAAGAGCCCGGTGGGGCAGGCGTTTCACCAGTTCTTCGGCGAAAACACCCTGCGCTCCGACCTGTCGGTGTCGGTGCCGGAGCTGGGTTCGCTGCTCGATCACACCGGCCCGCTGGCCGAGGCCGAGGCCCGTGCGGCGCGTAACTTCGGCGCGGATCACACCTATTTCGTGATCAATGGCACCTCGACCGCCAACAAGATTGTCTGGCACAGCATGGTCGGTCGTGATGACCTGGTGCTGGTGGATCGCAACTGCCACAAATCGATTTTGCATTCGATCATCATGACCGGCGCGATCCCGCTGTACCTGTGCCCGGAGCGCAACGAGCTGGGGATTATCGGGCCGATTCCGCTGAGCGAGTTCAGCCGTGAATCGATCCAGGCCAAGATTGATGCAAGTCCGCTGGCACGCGGCCGTGTGCCGAGCAGCAGCGGGGCGATGGTCAAGCTGGTGGTGGTGACCAATTCGACCTACGACGGCCTCTGTTACAACGCAGAACTGATCAAGCAGACCCTGGGCAATAGCGTCGAAGTGCTGCATTTCGATGAGGCCTGGTACGCCTATGCGGCGTTCCACGAGTTCTACGCTGGGCGTTACGGCATGGGCACCGCGCGCAGCGAAGACACGCCACTGGTGTTCACCACTCATTCCACCCACAAGCTGCTGGCTGCGTTCAGCCAGGCCTCGATGATTCATGTGCAAGACGGTGGCAAGCGTCAGCTGGATCGGGATCGCTTCAATGAAGCCTTTATGATGCACATCTCGACTTCGCCGCAGTACGGCATCATCGCTTCGCTGGATGTGGCCTCGGCGATGATGGAAGGCCCGGCCGGACGCTCGCTTATTCAGGAAACCTTCGATGAGGCTCTGAGCTTCCGTCGTGCCCTGGCCAACCTGCGGCAAAACCTCAGCAGCGACGACTGGTGGTTCAGTATCTGGCAACCGGCCAAGGCCGAAGGCACCGATGATGTGGTCACCGAGGATTGGCTGCTGCAACCGCAGGCCGATTGGCACGGTTTTGGTGAGGTGGCAGAAGACTATGTGCTGCTTGACCCGATCAAGGTCACCCTGGTGACGCCGGGATTGACTGCTGACGGCAAGCTGGACGAGCGCGGCATTCCGGCGGCCGTGGTCAGCAAGTTCCTTTGGGAGCGTGGCCTGGTGGTGGAGAAAACCGGCCTGTATTCCTTCCTGGTGTTGTTCTCCATGGGCATCACCAAGGGCAAGTGGAGCACGCTGCTGACCGAGTTGCTGGAGTTCAAACGCAGCTACGACGCCAACTTGCCATTAAGTGATGTGCTGCCGTCGATTGCTCAGGCTGGCAAGGCTTTCTATCAGGACATGGGCCTGCGCGATCTGTGCGATGCACTGCATGCCTGTTACCGCGAAAACGCCACGGCCAAGGCGCTTAAGCGCATGTACACGGTGCTGCCAGAAGTGGCGATCAAACCTGCCGATGCCTACAACCAGTTGGTGCGTGGCGAAGTAGAGGCAGTGCCGATTGAGCAGTTGGAAGGCCGCATTGCCGCGGTGATGCTGGTGCCCTATCCGCCAGGTATTCCGCTGATCATGCCGGGTGAGCGCTTTACCGCGCAGACCCGCTCGATCATTGATTACCTGGCCTTTGCCCGCACTTTCGACCGCAGCTTCCCCGGTTTCGATGCCGATGTGCATGGCCTGCAACGTGAGGAAGGCGTCTATACCGTGGACTGCATCAAGGCCTGA
- a CDS encoding crotonase/enoyl-CoA hydratase family protein yields the protein MSDYKAFNVVLADKVAHVVINRPEKVNAMNADFWREIIEIFRWVDDTDEVRAVVISGAGKHFSSGIDLMMLASVGSQLGPDVGRNAEKLRRKILELQASFNAVDNCRKPVLAAIQGYCLGGAIDLISACDMRYSTTDAQFSIKEVDIGMAADVGTLQRLPRIIGDGMMRELAFTGRTIDGDEARSIGLVNRTYADVDALLDGVMGIAREIASKSPVAIRGTKEMIRYMRDHRVDDGLEYIATWNAAMLQSADLRVAMTAHMSKQKPEFAD from the coding sequence GTGTCCGACTACAAAGCCTTTAATGTCGTGTTGGCAGATAAGGTCGCCCATGTGGTGATCAATCGCCCGGAAAAAGTCAACGCGATGAATGCGGACTTCTGGCGCGAAATCATCGAGATTTTCCGCTGGGTCGATGACACCGATGAGGTGCGCGCAGTGGTGATCTCCGGCGCGGGTAAACACTTTTCCTCGGGCATCGACCTGATGATGCTGGCCTCGGTTGGCAGTCAGCTGGGCCCGGATGTTGGCCGTAATGCCGAAAAACTGCGGCGCAAGATTCTCGAACTGCAAGCCTCGTTCAATGCTGTAGACAATTGCCGCAAGCCGGTGCTTGCAGCCATTCAAGGCTATTGCCTGGGCGGTGCGATCGATCTGATTTCGGCTTGCGACATGCGTTACTCGACGACCGATGCACAGTTCTCGATCAAGGAAGTCGATATCGGCATGGCCGCCGACGTGGGCACCCTGCAGCGTCTGCCGCGCATTATCGGTGATGGCATGATGCGCGAACTGGCCTTTACCGGTCGTACCATCGATGGTGACGAGGCGCGCAGTATTGGCCTGGTCAATCGCACCTATGCCGATGTTGATGCCTTGCTTGATGGCGTGATGGGCATCGCCCGCGAGATTGCCAGCAAGTCGCCTGTGGCGATTCGCGGCACCAAGGAAATGATTCGCTACATGCGCGACCACCGCGTTGATGATGGCCTGGAATATATCGCCACCTGGAACGCCGCCATGCTGCAATCGGCCGACCTACGTGTGGCCATGACGGCTCATATGAGCAAGCAGAAACCGGAGTTTGCTGACTGA
- a CDS encoding ferrous iron transporter B — translation MVSGATSLNLVRDELFTTMEEAESSLEHFIADRHNGSLLQQAVENLHQVRGTLNLIELAGAELLAQEVLDQATDIPAGAGEERDVQLSALSNALHVLRRYLENVEAHRQEMPELLLPAINDLRQAGGQPALPESFFFSVRLDHARPRTAPPSVDGAARESEGRRLRHMYQVGLLGFIREQNPQASLKLMGRALTRLDSLFANEPRGRLCWVGAAAVEAQVDGQLLARKSRKQLFSRIDRELKQMLANGQYEAPRGLLKELLYLVALADSRGPQAAALSEVFGLTPLPFTDHLLEEEYQRLSGPGQAVMRSLSSAIREELNSVKDMLDLIERGTLQSDSLNSLHALLGKLSKTLGMVGLSSAGNSLNAQLQTVASWSEESAPQAQELHKLADAVLYVEGMVASLDRGERREVRPTQAQPGEEADSFALHQLNEARIVVVDEAQAGLALAKRAITAYLESGGERMHLSNVPFSLQAVRGGLWFLGQERAALLVGACADYIQQHMFDATQMPSEQMLETLADALSSLEYYLEAGAVMRPETQPSVLDLAAESVRALGMPLEA, via the coding sequence ATGGTTTCTGGAGCCACGTCGCTTAATCTGGTGCGCGATGAACTGTTCACCACCATGGAAGAGGCAGAGTCGAGCCTCGAACACTTTATCGCCGACCGCCACAACGGCAGCTTGCTGCAACAGGCCGTGGAAAACCTGCATCAGGTACGCGGTACGCTGAACCTGATCGAACTGGCCGGTGCCGAGTTGCTGGCCCAGGAAGTGCTGGATCAGGCCACCGATATTCCTGCCGGCGCCGGTGAAGAGCGCGATGTGCAGCTTTCCGCCCTGAGTAACGCATTGCACGTGCTACGCCGTTATCTGGAAAACGTTGAAGCCCATCGCCAGGAAATGCCGGAACTGCTGCTGCCGGCGATCAACGATCTGCGTCAGGCCGGCGGTCAGCCTGCCTTACCGGAAAGCTTCTTTTTCAGCGTGCGTCTTGATCATGCTCGTCCGCGTACCGCTCCGCCATCGGTCGATGGTGCGGCGCGCGAAAGTGAGGGGCGCCGTCTGCGCCATATGTATCAGGTGGGTTTGCTGGGCTTTATCCGTGAGCAGAATCCACAAGCCAGTCTCAAGCTGATGGGGCGGGCATTGACGCGTCTCGATAGCCTGTTTGCCAACGAGCCACGCGGTCGCCTGTGCTGGGTCGGTGCTGCCGCCGTTGAAGCGCAAGTCGATGGCCAACTGCTAGCGCGCAAATCGCGTAAACAGCTGTTCTCGCGGATTGACCGCGAACTCAAACAGATGCTCGCCAACGGGCAGTACGAAGCGCCGCGTGGTCTGCTCAAGGAATTACTCTATCTGGTGGCCCTGGCGGACAGTCGAGGCCCGCAAGCAGCAGCCCTGAGCGAAGTATTCGGCCTGACGCCGCTACCCTTTACCGATCACCTGCTGGAAGAGGAATACCAGCGCCTGTCAGGCCCGGGGCAGGCGGTCATGCGTTCGCTGAGTTCGGCGATCCGCGAAGAACTCAACAGCGTCAAGGATATGCTCGACCTGATCGAGCGCGGCACCCTGCAAAGTGACAGCCTCAATAGTCTGCATGCCCTCCTTGGTAAGCTGAGTAAGACCTTGGGTATGGTTGGCCTCAGTTCGGCGGGCAACTCCCTAAACGCTCAACTGCAGACTGTCGCCAGCTGGAGCGAGGAGAGCGCGCCGCAAGCGCAGGAGCTACACAAGCTTGCCGATGCGGTTCTGTACGTCGAAGGCATGGTTGCCAGTCTGGATCGCGGCGAGCGCCGTGAAGTAAGACCCACGCAGGCTCAGCCTGGTGAAGAAGCTGACTCCTTTGCCCTGCATCAGCTCAATGAGGCCCGTATTGTGGTGGTCGATGAGGCTCAGGCTGGTCTGGCTCTGGCCAAGCGTGCAATTACCGCGTACCTGGAGTCGGGTGGCGAGCGTATGCACCTGTCCAACGTGCCATTCAGTCTGCAGGCCGTGCGCGGTGGGTTGTGGTTCCTCGGTCAGGAGCGTGCTGCGTTGTTGGTAGGCGCCTGCGCTGATTACATTCAGCAGCATATGTTCGACGCGACGCAGATGCCGTCCGAGCAGATGCTGGAAACCCTTGCCGACGCGCTGAGTAGTCTGGAGTACTATCTCGAGGCCGGCGCGGTGATGCGGCCGGAAACGCAGCCAAGCGTGCTTGATCTCGCCGCAGAAAGCGTGCGGGCCCTGGGCATGCCGCTGGAGGCTTGA
- the nudC gene encoding NAD(+) diphosphatase yields MQRWQPTLLDNQQSGGWVVAHCKQHFLADSNGVLFPREWLKKQDLPIIAEHGLGHYDGDAVYLLELSQPFDMPGCAWQSLRQFMLQGDADTFKLLSYATQIGTWASQHRFCGSCGGAMQHVPGERAMHCVRCELQHYPRLSPSMIVLVTRGDEILLARSPRFVSGVYSTLAGFVEAGESVEHCVAREVREEVGVEISNLQYLGSQGWPFPHSLMLGFHAEYAGGDIVMQVDEIEDAQWFSVHDLPPLPASRSIARYLIDVYVARRLGQPEPVLPG; encoded by the coding sequence ATGCAACGCTGGCAACCCACTCTGCTCGATAACCAGCAATCCGGTGGCTGGGTGGTCGCGCACTGCAAGCAGCATTTTCTCGCGGACAGCAATGGCGTGCTGTTTCCCCGCGAATGGCTGAAGAAGCAGGATTTGCCGATTATCGCCGAGCATGGCCTCGGCCATTATGATGGTGATGCGGTCTACCTGTTGGAGCTGAGCCAGCCCTTCGACATGCCAGGCTGCGCTTGGCAGAGCCTGCGCCAATTTATGCTGCAAGGCGATGCCGATACCTTCAAGTTGCTCAGCTACGCCACCCAGATTGGCACTTGGGCCAGTCAGCATCGTTTCTGTGGCAGCTGCGGTGGCGCGATGCAACATGTGCCGGGTGAGCGCGCGATGCACTGCGTACGCTGTGAGCTGCAGCATTATCCGCGGCTTTCACCGAGCATGATCGTACTGGTTACTCGCGGTGATGAGATTCTGCTGGCGCGCTCGCCGCGCTTTGTTTCCGGGGTCTACAGCACTCTGGCTGGCTTCGTGGAAGCCGGGGAGTCGGTCGAGCACTGCGTAGCCCGTGAAGTGCGCGAAGAGGTCGGGGTCGAAATCAGCAACCTGCAGTACCTGGGTAGTCAGGGTTGGCCGTTTCCGCATTCGTTGATGCTGGGCTTCCATGCTGAATACGCCGGTGGCGATATCGTCATGCAGGTTGATGAAATCGAAGATGCGCAGTGGTTCAGCGTGCATGACCTGCCGCCACTACCGGCTTCGCGTTCGATTGCTCGTTATCTGATTGACGTCTACGTGGCGCGCCGTCTAGGCCAGCCCGAACCAGTGCTGCCAGGCTAG
- a CDS encoding TSUP family transporter, producing MAFPFELSVDLTTLAILALVAFIAGFIDAIAGGGGLLTIPALLTAGLPPHLALGTNKLSSTFGSAAASYTFYRRKLFDPGQWRNALIGTAIGALLGAAMAQWLPSEWLNQLLPAVVFGCGLYLLFGKTPDAPLLAEVPIAKGRQWPQSLSLGFYDGVAGPGTGAFWTVSSLLLYPLDLVKASGVARSMNFVSNICALTVFVISGQVAWLLGICMGLALMVGAFLGARTAIKGGSKFIRPVFILVVLALTARLAWQHWFGLA from the coding sequence ATGGCTTTCCCGTTTGAGCTCAGTGTTGACCTGACCACCCTGGCGATTCTCGCCTTGGTCGCGTTTATTGCCGGCTTTATCGATGCAATTGCCGGCGGTGGCGGCTTGCTGACCATTCCTGCACTGCTGACGGCCGGCCTACCGCCGCACCTGGCCCTGGGCACCAACAAACTCAGTTCGACCTTTGGCTCGGCTGCTGCCAGTTACACCTTCTACCGGCGCAAATTGTTTGACCCCGGCCAATGGCGCAACGCGTTGATTGGCACGGCCATCGGCGCGCTGCTAGGCGCTGCCATGGCGCAATGGCTGCCGTCAGAGTGGTTGAACCAGCTGCTACCCGCCGTGGTATTTGGCTGCGGCCTGTACCTGCTGTTTGGCAAAACTCCGGATGCGCCTCTGCTTGCCGAGGTGCCGATTGCCAAAGGCCGGCAGTGGCCACAAAGCCTCAGCCTGGGTTTCTATGATGGGGTTGCAGGCCCTGGTACGGGCGCCTTCTGGACAGTAAGCAGCCTGCTGCTCTATCCGCTCGACTTGGTCAAGGCCAGCGGCGTGGCCCGCAGCATGAACTTCGTCAGTAATATCTGCGCCCTGACCGTGTTTGTTATCAGCGGACAAGTGGCCTGGCTGCTGGGTATCTGCATGGGGTTGGCGCTGATGGTCGGCGCGTTTCTCGGGGCGCGCACGGCAATCAAGGGCGGCTCGAAGTTTATCCGACCGGTATTTATCCTGGTGGTACTGGCGTTGACCGCACGCCTAGCCTGGCAGCACTGGTTCGGGCTGGCCTAG